In Lujinxingia litoralis, the following proteins share a genomic window:
- a CDS encoding MmcQ/YjbR family DNA-binding protein: MDTFDVRDMALALPEVSEDFPFDATTLAMRVMGKIFLLMDLEKVPASVNLKCEPERALELRARFEAVTPGYHMNKRHWNTIMLAGDVRPELMRELVEHSYDRVVAGLKKAEREHIARLRQAQG, encoded by the coding sequence ATGGACACCTTTGATGTTCGCGATATGGCGCTCGCGCTGCCCGAAGTCAGCGAGGATTTCCCCTTTGACGCCACGACGCTGGCGATGCGGGTGATGGGCAAGATCTTTTTGCTGATGGACCTGGAGAAGGTGCCGGCCAGCGTCAACCTCAAGTGTGAGCCGGAGCGGGCCCTGGAGTTGCGCGCGCGTTTTGAGGCGGTGACGCCCGGCTACCATATGAATAAGCGTCACTGGAACACGATCATGCTCGCCGGCGACGTGCGCCCGGAGCTGATGCGGGAGCTGGTGGAGCACTCCTATGATCGGGTGGTCGCCGGGCTAAAGAAGGCGGAGCGTGAGCATATTGCCCGGTTGCGCCAGGCGCAGGGGTGA
- the atpD gene encoding F0F1 ATP synthase subunit beta: protein MAAEPVNTQEGQQATKNGTITQVLGPVVDVAFATDAVPDLMTALAVSNPGISDEADNLVLEVALHLGEGMVRTIAMDTTDGLVRGMEVRSTGAPINVPVGREVLGRILNVTGKPIDSVSVLRLNDGKVVRGIISEEGDTSYTVKVRDAKDVHNIQDVTVSKTNVKEIVGLEATQTLPIHRPAPAFEEQSTASEMFETGIKVVDLLAPYSRGGKVGLFGGAGVGKTVLIQELINNVALAHGGFSVFGGVGERTREGNDLYFEMMESGIMGANGTWEDSKVALVFGQMNEPPGARARVALSALTIAEYFRDSEGQDVLLFIDNIFRFTQAGSEVSALLGRIPSAVGYQPTLSTEMGALQERITSTTKGSITSVQAVYVPADDLTDPAPATAFAHLDATTVLSRQLASLGIYPAVDPLDSTSQILTPEIVGDEHYQVARKVQSVLQRYKELQDIIAILGMDELAEEDKLVVARARKIQRFLSQPFHVAEQFTGMKGKYVKLEDTIAGFKALVNGEVDDLPEQAFYLVGTLDDAREAAERLAAEA from the coding sequence ATGGCGGCAGAACCGGTGAACACGCAAGAGGGCCAGCAGGCCACCAAGAATGGGACCATCACCCAGGTCCTGGGTCCGGTTGTGGACGTGGCCTTTGCCACCGACGCGGTGCCCGATCTGATGACGGCGCTGGCGGTGTCCAACCCGGGCATCTCCGATGAGGCGGACAACCTGGTGCTGGAGGTCGCGCTTCACCTGGGTGAGGGGATGGTGCGTACCATCGCCATGGACACCACCGATGGTCTGGTGCGTGGGATGGAGGTGCGCAGCACCGGGGCGCCGATCAACGTGCCGGTAGGGCGCGAGGTGCTCGGTCGTATCCTCAACGTGACCGGTAAGCCGATCGACAGCGTCAGCGTGCTGCGTCTGAACGACGGCAAGGTCGTGCGCGGGATCATCTCGGAGGAAGGCGACACCTCGTACACGGTGAAGGTGCGCGACGCCAAGGATGTGCACAACATCCAGGACGTGACCGTCTCCAAGACCAACGTCAAAGAGATCGTGGGCCTGGAAGCGACGCAGACGCTGCCGATCCACCGTCCGGCGCCGGCGTTCGAGGAGCAGTCGACGGCCAGCGAGATGTTCGAGACCGGGATCAAGGTTGTCGACCTGCTCGCTCCCTACTCCCGCGGTGGTAAGGTCGGTCTCTTCGGCGGCGCCGGCGTGGGTAAGACGGTTCTGATTCAGGAACTGATCAATAACGTGGCGCTGGCCCACGGTGGTTTCTCGGTCTTCGGCGGCGTCGGGGAGCGTACCCGTGAGGGGAACGACCTGTACTTCGAAATGATGGAGTCGGGGATCATGGGCGCCAACGGCACCTGGGAAGACTCCAAGGTTGCGCTGGTGTTCGGTCAGATGAACGAGCCGCCCGGAGCGCGTGCCCGCGTGGCGCTTTCGGCGCTGACGATCGCCGAGTACTTCCGCGACTCCGAAGGGCAGGACGTGCTCCTGTTCATCGACAACATCTTCCGCTTCACCCAGGCCGGCTCGGAGGTCTCCGCGCTGCTCGGTCGTATCCCGTCGGCGGTCGGTTACCAGCCGACGCTTTCCACCGAGATGGGGGCGCTCCAGGAGCGCATCACCTCGACGACCAAGGGCTCGATTACCTCGGTTCAGGCTGTGTACGTGCCCGCCGATGACCTTACGGACCCGGCGCCGGCCACGGCCTTTGCCCACCTTGATGCGACCACGGTTCTCTCGCGTCAGCTGGCCTCTCTGGGGATTTACCCGGCGGTTGACCCGCTGGACTCCACCAGCCAGATCCTCACCCCGGAGATCGTGGGTGATGAGCACTACCAGGTGGCGCGTAAGGTGCAGTCGGTGCTCCAGCGTTATAAGGAGCTCCAGGACATCATTGCGATTCTCGGCATGGACGAGCTGGCCGAGGAAGACAAGCTGGTGGTGGCGCGTGCCCGCAAGATCCAGCGCTTCCTCTCGCAGCCCTTCCACGTCGCCGAGCAGTTCACCGGCATGAAGGGCAAGTACGTTAAGCTCGAAGACACGATCGCCGGGTTCAAGGCGCTGGTGAATGGCGAGGTCGACGATCTGCCCGAGCAGGCCTTCTACCTGGTGGGTACGCTCGATGACGCCCGTGAGGCCGCCGAACGTCTGGCCGCCGAGGCCTGA
- a CDS encoding sigma-70 family RNA polymerase sigma factor, with protein MSIEPNVTDRHHSSNLAHLSGDLSLPMLSESKLNISADTDATSAYLMRLNYIEPLPADEQQLLAERYVNEDDGEAGRMLILTNLRLVVKLAREYSRRWSNLLDLIQEGNVGLAEALKRYDPYRGVKFTSYAQYWIRAMILNYLMNHVHPVKIGSSRAGRKLFYNLKKARRALIKDGHEKPSPALIAEYLDVDESEVVRVAAQLDAPPVRLDAEAPGFEATTIGERMESGTATPEELASDRDLATRLRGAIDAFGRQISTERKRAIWFERMIAEDPKTLVTLGGEWDVSKERIRQVEVQIREEFRNFLFESLGEQVELEFLEAI; from the coding sequence ATGAGCATCGAACCAAACGTCACTGACCGTCACCACTCCTCGAACCTGGCACACCTCTCGGGGGACCTGAGCCTGCCGATGCTCTCGGAGAGCAAGCTCAACATCAGCGCCGATACCGACGCGACCAGCGCTTATCTGATGCGCCTTAACTACATCGAGCCCCTCCCCGCCGACGAACAGCAACTCCTCGCCGAACGCTACGTCAACGAGGACGACGGCGAAGCCGGCCGCATGCTGATCCTGACCAACCTGCGCCTGGTCGTGAAACTCGCCCGGGAATACTCCCGGCGCTGGTCCAACCTCCTCGACCTGATCCAGGAGGGGAACGTCGGCCTGGCTGAGGCCCTCAAACGTTATGACCCCTACCGCGGCGTCAAGTTCACCAGCTACGCCCAGTACTGGATCCGCGCGATGATCCTCAACTACCTGATGAACCACGTCCATCCCGTCAAAATCGGCAGCTCCCGTGCCGGCCGAAAGCTCTTCTACAACCTCAAAAAGGCGCGCCGCGCCCTGATCAAAGACGGCCACGAAAAACCCTCCCCGGCCCTGATCGCCGAGTACCTCGACGTCGACGAAAGCGAAGTCGTCCGCGTGGCCGCCCAGCTCGACGCCCCCCCGGTACGCCTGGACGCCGAAGCCCCCGGCTTTGAAGCGACCACCATCGGCGAACGCATGGAATCGGGCACCGCCACCCCCGAAGAACTCGCCAGCGACCGCGACCTGGCCACGCGCCTGCGCGGAGCCATCGACGCCTTCGGACGCCAGATCAGCACCGAGCGCAAGCGCGCCATCTGGTTTGAGCGCATGATCGCCGAAGACCCCAAAACTCTGGTGACCCTGGGCGGAGAGTGGGACGTCTCCAAGGAACGCATCCGCCAGGTCGAAGTCCAGATCCGCGAAGAGTTCCGCAATTTCCTCTTCGAAAGCCTCGGTGAACAGGTCGAGCTGGAGTTCCTCGAAGCCATCTGA
- the atpC gene encoding ATP synthase F1 subunit epsilon encodes MAETLHLEVVTPEKAVFSEPVDDVVLPGFLGQMDILPGHLPMLSVLAVGEMIVTREGTSRHFFVEKGYVEIFDDRVTVLTEGCSGVNEIDVEHARRDLERYETRMAELEERSKTELISEDVFEQHRQALKRERMKLAFAKEGKIVE; translated from the coding sequence ATGGCCGAGACGCTGCATTTGGAAGTTGTGACGCCCGAGAAGGCGGTCTTCAGCGAGCCCGTCGATGACGTGGTTCTGCCCGGATTTTTGGGCCAGATGGACATTCTGCCGGGCCACCTGCCGATGCTCTCGGTGCTGGCGGTCGGCGAGATGATCGTGACCCGGGAAGGAACCTCCCGCCACTTCTTTGTGGAGAAGGGGTATGTGGAGATCTTCGATGATCGGGTGACCGTGCTCACCGAAGGGTGCAGTGGCGTGAACGAGATCGACGTGGAGCATGCCCGTCGGGATCTGGAGCGCTACGAGACCCGGATGGCCGAGCTGGAAGAGCGCTCCAAGACCGAGCTGATCAGCGAAGATGTGTTCGAACAGCATCGCCAGGCGCTCAAGCGTGAGCGCATGAAGCTGGCCTTTGCCAAAGAAGGCAAGATCGTCGAGTAA
- a CDS encoding FdhF/YdeP family oxidoreductase: MSDNGKNLPVKLPEPTSYDKAAGGLDALISTARNVLEQPGLIRGVRALANVNQTEGFDCPGCAWPDPDHRSAFEFCENGAKAVADEATRFKVDPAFFENHPISELRERSGHWLNKQGRLTHPMRRRPGSDHYEPLSWEEAFSLIGQHLNALDHPDQALFYTSGRTSNEAAFLYQLLARQLGTNNLPDCSNMCHESSGTGMNEAIGVGKGTVSLDDFEQTDAIFIFGQNPGTNHPRMLSALQAARRRGTTIVAINPLKEPGLVAFQHPKELYRRPTDLADIYLQLRIGSDIALLKGLMKCFVAAEAERPGQVLDHDFIATHTRGVEAHLEDLHQTSWETIVQETGLSREQIEAAARVAIDARSLIACWAMGLTQHSHGVANIQQVINFLLMRGFMGRPGSGACPVRGHSNVQGDRTMGIWEKPTDAFLDRLGAHFGFEPPREHGLDTVGAIEAMHQGKARVFIAMGGNFLMAAPDTERTAEALERCELTVQISTKLNHSHLVTGQHALILPCLGRTERDLQAGRPQFVTVEDSMSVVQASRGHLPPASDQLMSEPRIVQQIARATFDPADSPIDWTRFEGPYDPIRDAIAAVIPGFDAFNQRIRQNPTGFVLPNGARERDFHTTSGFANFIVSPIQPLPLAEGQLVMMTIRSHDQYNTTVYGLHDRYRGIHNKRRVVLLNPADLAARGLAPGDLVDLISHFEGQERRADAFEVVAYDIPAGCAATYFPEANPLVPLQQIDRKSRTPASKSVIISLVPSRPADAA; this comes from the coding sequence ATGAGCGACAACGGTAAAAACCTCCCGGTCAAACTCCCCGAGCCCACCTCCTACGACAAGGCGGCCGGCGGCCTCGACGCGCTGATCTCCACGGCCCGCAACGTTCTGGAGCAACCCGGACTGATTCGGGGGGTGCGCGCGCTGGCCAACGTCAACCAGACCGAGGGCTTTGACTGCCCGGGCTGCGCCTGGCCCGACCCCGACCACCGCTCCGCCTTTGAATTCTGCGAAAACGGCGCCAAGGCCGTGGCCGACGAGGCCACCCGCTTTAAGGTCGACCCGGCCTTTTTTGAAAACCACCCCATCAGCGAGCTCCGAGAGCGCTCCGGCCACTGGCTCAACAAACAAGGCCGACTCACCCACCCCATGCGGCGTCGCCCCGGCTCCGACCACTACGAGCCCCTGAGCTGGGAGGAGGCCTTTTCCCTGATCGGCCAGCATCTCAACGCCCTCGATCACCCCGATCAAGCCCTCTTTTACACCTCGGGACGCACCTCCAACGAGGCCGCGTTTCTCTACCAGCTGCTGGCCCGCCAGCTCGGCACCAACAACCTGCCCGACTGCTCGAACATGTGCCACGAATCCAGCGGCACCGGCATGAACGAGGCCATCGGCGTGGGCAAGGGCACCGTCTCGCTCGACGACTTTGAGCAGACCGACGCCATCTTCATCTTCGGCCAGAACCCGGGCACCAACCACCCCCGCATGCTCAGCGCCCTGCAGGCCGCCCGCCGACGAGGAACGACGATTGTGGCGATTAACCCGCTGAAAGAGCCCGGGCTGGTGGCCTTTCAGCACCCCAAAGAGCTCTACCGCCGCCCCACCGACCTGGCCGACATCTACCTGCAGCTGCGCATCGGCAGCGACATCGCGCTGCTCAAGGGCCTGATGAAGTGTTTCGTGGCCGCCGAAGCCGAGCGCCCCGGCCAGGTCCTCGATCACGACTTCATCGCCACCCACACCCGGGGCGTTGAGGCGCATCTCGAAGATCTACACCAGACCTCCTGGGAGACCATCGTCCAGGAGACCGGCCTGAGCCGCGAGCAGATCGAAGCCGCAGCCCGGGTGGCCATCGACGCCCGCAGCCTGATCGCCTGCTGGGCCATGGGCCTGACCCAGCACAGCCACGGGGTGGCCAACATTCAGCAGGTCATCAACTTCCTGCTGATGCGCGGCTTTATGGGGCGCCCCGGCTCCGGTGCCTGCCCGGTGCGCGGGCACTCCAACGTGCAGGGCGACCGCACCATGGGCATCTGGGAAAAACCCACCGACGCCTTCCTCGACCGCCTGGGCGCCCACTTCGGCTTTGAGCCCCCCCGCGAACACGGCCTGGACACCGTCGGCGCGATCGAAGCCATGCACCAGGGCAAGGCCCGCGTCTTCATCGCCATGGGCGGCAACTTCCTGATGGCCGCCCCCGACACCGAACGCACCGCCGAGGCCCTGGAGCGCTGCGAGCTCACCGTGCAGATCTCCACCAAGCTCAACCACTCCCACCTGGTCACCGGCCAGCACGCCCTGATCCTGCCCTGCCTGGGCCGCACCGAGCGCGACCTGCAGGCCGGACGCCCCCAGTTTGTGACCGTCGAAGACTCCATGAGCGTGGTGCAGGCCTCCCGCGGCCACCTCCCCCCGGCTAGCGACCAGCTGATGAGCGAGCCCCGCATCGTGCAGCAAATCGCCCGGGCCACCTTTGATCCCGCCGACTCCCCGATCGACTGGACCCGCTTTGAGGGCCCCTACGATCCCATCCGCGACGCCATCGCGGCGGTGATCCCCGGGTTTGATGCGTTTAATCAGCGGATTCGCCAGAACCCCACCGGCTTTGTGCTCCCCAACGGCGCGCGCGAGCGCGACTTCCACACCACCTCCGGGTTCGCCAACTTCATCGTCAGCCCCATCCAGCCCCTGCCCCTCGCCGAAGGCCAGCTGGTGATGATGACCATCCGCTCCCACGACCAGTACAACACCACGGTCTACGGCCTCCACGATCGCTACCGCGGCATCCACAACAAACGCCGGGTCGTCCTGCTCAACCCCGCCGACCTGGCCGCGCGCGGCCTGGCACCGGGCGATCTCGTCGACCTGATCAGCCACTTTGAGGGCCAGGAGCGCCGCGCCGACGCCTTCGAGGTGGTGGCCTACGATATCCCGGCCGGCTGCGCGGCGACCTACTTCCCCGAGGCCAACCCCCTGGTGCCCCTCCAGCAGATCGACCGCAAGAGCCGCACCCCGGCCTCGAAATCGGTGATCATCTCGCTGGTCCCCTCCCGGCCCGCCGACGCCGCCTGA
- a CDS encoding penicillin acylase family protein, whose product MPTFRPPALALLLSLALTGPLACQDDDPATPPDTGGDVPNDSDADARSPEQQALLSVEERERFELPGLLEPVHVIRTEGNIPHIYAANDVDAARVQGFITARDRYFMMDLTRRLGLGEVSELMGDAALDIDVETRMSGSRHVAERILAQARPEIRAVMEAYAQGVNAYIAEVDAGNLPAPSETSMVWQLLGRPSRTDAMRPFEALDVAGLFATFIYESSYETGDMSRASAFARLETLFEGDAYQELRRAGAHLDIWRDAAPIKPLASGTWGPPDTSPSTGLELPGSPGTTPRVEPGLMQRLTLSLDAFQERMGLRSHEKGFGSNAWAVSADASATGTSLFAADGHLSLGIPSILYHVGLDTAVFGDTDRPHQFGLAIPGMPVVPVGTNGNVAWSFTQLSGDITDWYTEELRLNEQGLPEATRFEGEWHPVESFDEVYEIANVPTLGSQGRTETLTRYQTFDGRWILDIEGTPAGEDTEVSSGQALVRTHSGWVIPGDTNDDGVIQAISFAYVGLQIGDIIGTFDTMARAGDIEDFRQATRGMIATSLNFVVSDSQGSVLFSGHQAVPCRDYLPRSADGQWGPGAHPAMLLDGTTYGNFQIPLLDGVIDSSHQDDPYRCVIPLDESPAQANPPEGFVYTANNDPVGVSLDANLFNGPRYIGGPWDVGFRADRISRELTRFIAEDAADIDAMAQLQANTQSPLGELFSPAMLASIERMETLRELPPGELEDWETRALSRYEPIRERALDLKARQETWAQRGFWARSGVETFYNTPTDDDRRDAVATTLFNVWFGHFQRAVFDDENLPGLWQSGGTGGRLRLLARMLEGRGPDNPAGLASFHDETRESIFFDVRTTAELERSDELLIASLADALDFLASEPESPGVGGFGTEDFDAYLWGLRHQVKFESLLADFLRDQPAFAPLAAQFSITPRRLRLLDDLPEGDVRLTLPWFPRDGDQYNVDAANPGISGTRFTYGSGPVNRLVVSLGGDRVEGRTIIPGGQSGLKDSEYFDDQARLWLGDQALPLRFEVDAVVAGALGRELFQP is encoded by the coding sequence ATGCCAACCTTTCGCCCCCCTGCGCTCGCGCTCCTGTTGAGCCTCGCGCTCACCGGCCCCCTGGCCTGCCAGGATGACGACCCCGCCACTCCGCCCGACACCGGCGGCGATGTCCCCAACGATAGCGATGCCGACGCCCGCAGCCCCGAGCAACAAGCCCTGCTGAGCGTCGAAGAACGCGAGCGCTTCGAACTCCCCGGGCTTTTAGAACCGGTGCACGTCATCCGCACCGAGGGCAACATCCCGCACATCTACGCGGCCAACGATGTCGACGCCGCCCGCGTGCAGGGCTTCATCACCGCTCGCGACCGCTACTTTATGATGGACCTGACTCGCCGGCTGGGTCTGGGAGAAGTCAGCGAACTGATGGGCGACGCCGCCCTGGACATCGACGTCGAAACGCGCATGAGCGGCTCCCGTCACGTTGCCGAGCGCATCCTCGCCCAGGCCAGGCCCGAGATCCGCGCCGTCATGGAGGCCTACGCCCAGGGCGTCAACGCCTACATCGCCGAAGTCGACGCCGGCAACCTCCCGGCCCCCAGCGAAACCAGCATGGTCTGGCAGCTCCTCGGACGCCCCTCCCGCACCGACGCGATGCGCCCCTTTGAAGCCCTCGACGTGGCCGGGCTCTTCGCAACTTTCATCTACGAATCAAGCTACGAAACCGGCGACATGAGCCGTGCCTCGGCCTTCGCCCGCCTGGAAACCCTCTTTGAAGGCGACGCCTATCAAGAGCTGCGCCGCGCCGGCGCCCACCTGGACATCTGGCGCGACGCCGCCCCGATCAAACCCCTGGCCTCGGGCACCTGGGGCCCGCCCGACACCTCGCCATCCACCGGCCTGGAGCTCCCCGGCTCCCCCGGCACCACGCCCCGCGTGGAGCCCGGCCTGATGCAACGCCTCACCTTGAGCCTGGACGCCTTCCAGGAACGCATGGGCCTGCGCAGCCACGAAAAAGGCTTCGGCTCCAACGCCTGGGCCGTCAGCGCCGACGCCTCGGCCACCGGCACCAGCCTCTTTGCCGCCGATGGCCACCTCTCGCTGGGCATCCCCTCGATCCTCTATCACGTGGGCCTGGACACCGCCGTCTTCGGTGACACCGACCGCCCCCACCAGTTCGGCCTGGCCATCCCCGGGATGCCCGTCGTCCCGGTGGGCACCAACGGCAACGTCGCCTGGAGCTTCACCCAGCTCTCCGGCGACATCACCGACTGGTACACCGAAGAACTTCGCCTCAACGAGCAAGGCCTCCCCGAAGCAACCCGCTTTGAGGGAGAATGGCACCCCGTGGAGAGCTTTGACGAAGTCTACGAGATCGCCAACGTCCCCACCCTCGGCAGCCAAGGACGCACTGAAACCCTGACCCGCTACCAGACCTTTGACGGACGCTGGATCCTGGACATCGAGGGCACCCCGGCCGGCGAAGACACCGAAGTCTCTTCCGGGCAGGCCCTGGTGCGCACCCACTCCGGCTGGGTGATCCCGGGCGACACCAACGACGACGGCGTCATCCAGGCCATCAGCTTTGCCTACGTCGGCCTCCAAATCGGCGACATCATCGGCACCTTCGACACCATGGCCCGGGCCGGCGACATCGAAGACTTCCGCCAGGCCACCCGCGGCATGATCGCCACCTCCCTTAACTTCGTGGTCAGCGACAGCCAGGGCAGCGTGCTCTTCTCCGGCCACCAGGCCGTGCCCTGCCGCGACTACCTGCCGCGCTCCGCCGATGGCCAGTGGGGCCCGGGAGCCCACCCGGCCATGCTCCTCGATGGCACGACCTACGGTAACTTCCAGATCCCGCTGCTCGATGGCGTCATCGACAGCTCCCACCAGGACGACCCCTACCGCTGCGTGATCCCCCTGGACGAGAGCCCGGCACAGGCCAACCCCCCCGAAGGCTTTGTCTACACCGCCAACAACGATCCGGTCGGCGTCTCCCTGGACGCCAACCTCTTCAACGGCCCGCGCTACATCGGCGGTCCCTGGGATGTGGGGTTCCGCGCCGACCGCATCAGCCGCGAGCTGACCCGCTTCATCGCCGAGGATGCCGCCGACATCGACGCCATGGCCCAACTCCAGGCCAACACCCAGTCTCCCCTCGGCGAGCTCTTCTCACCCGCGATGCTGGCCTCCATTGAGCGGATGGAGACGCTGCGGGAGCTCCCCCCGGGCGAACTCGAAGACTGGGAGACCCGGGCGCTCTCCCGCTACGAGCCCATCCGCGAGCGCGCCCTCGACCTGAAAGCTCGCCAGGAGACCTGGGCACAACGCGGCTTCTGGGCCCGCAGCGGCGTGGAAACCTTCTACAACACCCCCACCGACGACGACCGCCGCGACGCGGTCGCCACCACGCTCTTTAACGTGTGGTTCGGCCACTTTCAGCGCGCGGTCTTCGACGACGAGAACCTCCCCGGGCTCTGGCAGAGCGGCGGCACCGGCGGACGCCTGCGCCTGCTGGCCCGCATGCTGGAGGGCCGGGGGCCGGACAACCCCGCCGGCCTGGCCAGCTTCCACGACGAGACCCGGGAATCGATCTTCTTCGACGTGCGCACCACCGCCGAACTGGAGCGCAGCGACGAACTCCTGATCGCCTCGCTGGCCGACGCCCTCGACTTTCTGGCCTCCGAGCCCGAATCCCCGGGCGTCGGCGGCTTCGGCACCGAAGACTTTGATGCGTACCTCTGGGGACTTCGCCACCAGGTGAAATTCGAGAGCCTGCTGGCCGACTTTTTGCGCGACCAACCGGCCTTTGCCCCCCTGGCCGCCCAGTTCTCCATCACCCCGCGACGCCTCCGCCTCCTCGACGATCTGCCCGAAGGCGACGTGCGTCTCACCCTGCCCTGGTTCCCCCGCGATGGCGATCAGTACAACGTCGACGCCGCCAACCCGGGCATCTCCGGCACCCGCTTCACCTACGGCTCCGGACCGGTCAACCGCCTGGTCGTCTCCCTGGGTGGCGACCGCGTCGAAGGCCGCACGATCATCCCCGGCGGTCAGTCCGGCCTGAAAGACTCCGAGTACTTCGACGATCAGGCCAGACTCTGGCTCGGCGACCAGGCACTGCCCCTGCGCTTTGAGGTCGACGCCGTGGTCGCAGGCGCCCTCGGACGCGAACTCTTCCAGCCCTGA
- a CDS encoding endonuclease/exonuclease/phosphatase family protein, with the protein MSPRHLVPALAMALCACSSPSTSPDTDHLSDTGSDADVNADVDAQPDADEPTLSLRVATFNTSLFRSQAGGLIETLQDPDDEHPQNIANVIQLVRPDVLLLNEFDYDEEQRAIDLFVENFLEVDQANDGQAISYPYRYQVVSNTGLASGVDLDGNGQIADTPGTQAWGNDAFGFGTFPGQYAFAVLSKYPLDLENMRSFQTFLWADMPENRIPQDFYGEDALAVMRLSSKNHIDLPIEVEGHTLHLLASHPTPPAFDGPEGRNKRRNADEIRFWHDYIRPQHADYIYDDQGTTGGLPTGAHFVIVGDLNDDPVDGSGLDAVDLLLADELTHDPQPESTGAVASAEARQGANNEHQGEHRFDTARFNPNVGNLRLDYALPSSTLQVEGAGVFWPASTEDYSDLIHVSDHHLVWVDVTFPGDAN; encoded by the coding sequence ATGTCCCCTCGCCACCTTGTTCCGGCGCTTGCCATGGCCCTTTGCGCCTGCAGCTCGCCATCGACCTCCCCGGACACCGACCACCTCAGCGACACCGGCAGCGACGCCGACGTCAACGCCGATGTCGACGCTCAGCCCGACGCCGACGAGCCCACCCTGAGCCTGCGCGTGGCCACCTTCAACACCTCTCTCTTCCGCAGCCAAGCCGGCGGGCTCATCGAAACCCTGCAGGACCCCGACGACGAACACCCCCAGAACATCGCCAACGTCATCCAGCTGGTGCGCCCCGACGTGCTCCTCCTCAACGAATTCGACTACGACGAGGAGCAGCGCGCCATCGATCTCTTCGTCGAAAACTTCCTGGAAGTCGACCAGGCCAACGACGGCCAGGCCATCAGCTACCCCTACCGCTACCAGGTCGTCTCCAACACCGGCCTGGCCTCCGGCGTCGACCTCGATGGCAACGGCCAGATCGCCGACACCCCGGGCACCCAGGCCTGGGGCAACGACGCCTTTGGCTTTGGCACCTTCCCCGGCCAGTACGCCTTTGCGGTGCTCTCCAAATACCCCCTGGATCTGGAAAACATGCGCTCCTTCCAGACCTTCCTGTGGGCCGACATGCCCGAGAACCGCATCCCCCAAGACTTCTACGGCGAAGACGCCCTGGCCGTGATGCGCCTCTCCTCCAAAAACCACATCGACCTGCCCATCGAGGTCGAAGGCCACACCCTGCACCTGCTGGCCAGCCACCCCACGCCCCCGGCCTTCGACGGCCCGGAGGGACGCAACAAGCGCCGCAACGCCGACGAGATCCGCTTCTGGCACGACTACATCCGCCCGCAGCACGCCGACTACATCTACGATGACCAGGGCACCACCGGCGGACTCCCCACCGGCGCGCACTTTGTGATCGTGGGCGACCTCAACGACGACCCCGTCGACGGAAGCGGCCTCGACGCCGTCGATCTCCTCCTGGCCGACGAGCTCACCCACGACCCCCAGCCCGAAAGCACCGGCGCCGTCGCCTCGGCCGAAGCCCGCCAGGGCGCCAACAATGAACACCAGGGCGAGCACCGCTTTGATACCGCGCGCTTCAACCCCAACGTGGGCAACCTGCGCCTGGATTACGCCCTGCCCTCGTCCACCCTCCAGGTCGAAGGCGCCGGCGTGTTCTGGCCGGCCTCCACCGAAGACTACTCCGATCTGATCCACGTCAGCGATCACCACCTGGTCTGGGTCGACGTCACCTTCCCGGGCGACGCCAACTAA